A window of the Eriocheir sinensis breed Jianghai 21 unplaced genomic scaffold, ASM2467909v1 Scaffold551, whole genome shotgun sequence genome harbors these coding sequences:
- the LOC126993066 gene encoding putative nuclease HARBI1, translating to MDELYLALLLQVQANILQEEVLQNILKIRRLIRKRRRRRPQVWIRSWLTEQQRLDHSQYYRLVQKLRTEDPNYFKSYMRMPLELFDEILERVRPAISGPGTNTRASLDPGLKLALTLRHLATGDQYPSLGFNYRVSKTAICRAIPKVCEAIVEAYKEEVIKFPTSPGEWKKLAMEFERRWQVPHAIGALDGKHIKIKQPANSGSEYWCVYKHCYSIILMALVDADYKFIWVDTGGVGHMSDAQIFNESELKECIENGTVCLPPSERLPQEQEADEDGAVEIPYFILGDDAFALRTYMMKPWSKRNMTKEELVYNYRISRGRRVVENAFGIMANRWRCLLTTLYQSPDVVRSIVECCVVLHNLMRIRNPAIHSAEVDHEDRNYNVIPGIWRQEVDVHNTDNPPPDTGRNRATQAAKDMRLYLQRYFNDQRRGGVPWQDQMITLNRH from the coding sequence ATGGACGAACTGTACCTTGCTCTTCTTCTCCAGGTCCAGGCCAACATCCTGCAAGAAGAGGTTCTCCAAAACATTTTGAAGATAAGGAGACTGATACGAAAAAGGCGTAGACGTCGGCCACAGGTCTGGATTCGTAGTTGGCTTACTGAACAGCAGAGACTTGACCACAGTCAATACTATAGGCTGGTCCAGAAGCTGAGGACGGAAGATCCAAATTACTTCAAGAGCTACATGAGGATGCCCCTGGAGCTCTTTGATGAGATCCTCGAGAGGGTAAGACCTGCTATCAGCGGACCAGGCACCAATACCCGTGCATCTCTCGATCCTGGCTTGAAGTTGGCACTGACGTTAAGGCACCTAGCAACTGGGGACCAGTACCCGAGTCTCGGATTCAACTACAGAGTCAGCAAGACAGCCATCTGCCGTGCCATCCCCAAGGTGTGTGAAGCCATCGTGGAAGCCTACAAGGAAGAAGTGATCAAGTTTCCAACCTCACCTGGTGAGTGGAAAAAACTGGCAATGGAATTCGAGAGGAGGTGGCAAGTACCCCATGCTATAGGGGCCCTGGATGGCAAGCACATCAAGATCAAGCAACCTGCAAATTCTGGCAGCGAGTACTGGTGCGTGTATAAGCACTGCTATTCCATCATTCTCATGGCACTCGTTGACGCAGATTACAAATTCATCTGGGTGGACACTGGTGGTGTTGGACACATGTCAGATGCTCAGATATTCAATGAGTCAGAGTTGAAAGAGTGCATTGAGAACGGTACCGTGTGTCTTCCACCATCTGAACGACTCCCGCAGGAACAAGAAGCAGATGAAGATGGTGCAGTTGAAATCCCCTACTTCATTCTCGGTGACGACGCTTTCGCCTTGAGGACCTACATGATGAAGCCATGGTCCAAGAGAAACATGACCAAGGAGGAACTCGTCTATAACTATCGCATCTCCAGAGGGAGGCGGGTAGTTGAAAATGCATTTGGTATTATGGCCAATAGGTGGAGGTGCTTGTTGACCACTTTGTACCAGTCTCCTGATGTGGTGAGAAGCATTGTCGAATGTTGCGTCGTTCTCCATAACCTAATGAGGATTAGGAACCCTGCAATCCACAGTGCAGAGGTGGATCATGAGGATCGGAACTACAATGTCATCCCTGGAATCTGGAGGCAAGAGGTAGACGTGCATAATACTGATAACCCACCCCCAGACACGGGCAGGAACCGCGCCACACAGGCTGCCAAGGATATGCGCCTGTACCTCCAACGGTACTTCAATGaccagaggagaggaggggttcCATGGCAGGACCAGATGATCACCTTAAACAGGCACTAG